One segment of Patescibacteria group bacterium DNA contains the following:
- a CDS encoding pilin, with translation MKKMIKKIGQQGIALALSAMALSVPLIVRAVEFRTFLGETGLESQFGSGDLMPMIGTAISIILGVLGVILVLIVIYAGFWWMTAQGDEKKVEKAKKMIYNAIIGLVIIFAAYAITNFVLDQLESI, from the coding sequence ATGAAAAAAATGATTAAAAAAATCGGCCAACAGGGCATAGCTCTGGCTTTGTCCGCAATGGCTTTGTCCGTGCCGCTAATCGTCCGCGCCGTTGAATTCAGGACATTCCTTGGTGAGACTGGATTAGAAAGTCAATTCGGCAGTGGTGATTTGATGCCAATGATTGGGACAGCAATCAGTATTATCTTGGGTGTTTTGGGAGTGATTCTGGTTTTGATTGTTATTTATGCCGGCTTCTGGTGGATGACGGCTCAAGGTGATGAAAAGAAAGTAGAGAAGGCCAAGAAAATGATCTATAATGCTATTATCGGGTTGGTTATTATTTTTGCCGCTTACGCCATAACTAATTTTGTTTTGGATCAGTTGGAAAGCATATAA